One genomic segment of Acinetobacter oleivorans DR1 includes these proteins:
- a CDS encoding AMP-binding protein, translated as MSDYSQSLISLLAYHATARPDAIALRHKKLGLWQQWSWKNLLELSERYASALYEYGFQNKQTFLIVSAPNIDVVAISLAIQALGGEVQLIDQSVDTLKTEDFLRHLAILKPDYILVEELEQLVSIETLRYHPIYIFYIEQSKLSTFEYDYVVAVDKLLKNSNEKYRIDFKKTQLEPAQIAFSFERIESNQRLRVQYSHQDLIAEAKHLVQNHHLDHHEEAFVTRAFSSVGHIRYLWSSWLLAGFNLNIPETLNTRDQDRQIISPTLILGTNETYARVEQLIYNRLPSDKWLAKHYWHALQKQKNEEKLSLIDKLSFALFKQVILEELGFSHLKVALTVGQPVTLATRNFYRSLGVKLHEWGEYAEWQSTQLDNSQLHSLPITTIN; from the coding sequence ATGTCAGATTATTCGCAAAGTCTTATTTCACTGTTGGCATACCACGCAACAGCACGTCCAGATGCAATTGCATTAAGACATAAAAAACTAGGTCTGTGGCAGCAGTGGTCATGGAAAAATTTACTAGAACTTAGCGAAAGATACGCGTCTGCGCTTTATGAGTATGGTTTTCAAAACAAGCAAACTTTTCTTATTGTCAGTGCTCCGAATATTGATGTAGTTGCTATTAGTCTGGCTATTCAGGCTTTAGGTGGCGAAGTTCAATTAATTGACCAAAGTGTTGATACATTAAAAACAGAAGACTTTTTACGACACCTTGCGATTTTAAAACCAGATTATATTCTCGTAGAAGAACTAGAGCAGCTTGTTTCAATTGAGACATTACGTTATCACCCAATTTATATTTTTTATATTGAACAAAGCAAATTAAGTACATTTGAATATGACTATGTTGTAGCTGTCGATAAGTTATTAAAAAATTCCAACGAAAAATATCGTATTGATTTTAAAAAGACTCAGCTCGAACCTGCACAAATTGCTTTTAGCTTTGAACGGATTGAGTCTAATCAACGACTGAGAGTGCAATATTCTCATCAAGATTTGATTGCAGAAGCCAAACATTTAGTTCAAAACCACCACTTAGATCATCATGAGGAAGCATTTGTTACGCGTGCTTTTTCAAGTGTTGGGCACATTCGTTATCTATGGTCATCGTGGCTACTTGCAGGTTTTAACTTAAATATTCCTGAGACCTTAAATACTCGCGACCAGGATAGACAGATTATTTCGCCAACATTGATTTTAGGGACCAATGAAACCTATGCCCGTGTTGAGCAGTTAATTTACAACCGCTTACCAAGTGATAAATGGCTTGCCAAACATTACTGGCACGCACTTCAAAAACAGAAAAATGAAGAAAAATTATCTTTGATTGATAAGTTGAGCTTTGCCTTATTTAAGCAAGTCATTTTAGAAGAGTTGGGTTTTTCACATCTTAAAGTGGCTTTAACAGTGGGGCAGCCTGTAACGCTTGCAACACGAAATTTTTATCGAAGTTTAGGTGTGAAGTTACACGAATGGGGAGAATATGCCGAATGGCAAAGTACCCAATTGGACAATTCGCAGCTTCATTCTTTGCCAATAACAACAATAAATTAA
- a CDS encoding ABC transporter ATP-binding protein: protein MSVSSVVLLELKAIDLSFGSSQVLKQLSLEVREGEIYSLIGPNGAGKSSVINIINGIYQPQSGQIIFAGQVLHNYKAKHAPYLGIARTFQNLALFKQMSVLDNVLTGRVLKSRHSLLGALLSLPSTQKNDDLQRFKAEEILKLLNLQEYRDQLVSSLSYGLQKRVELARALAAEPQFLLLDEPMAGMNHAEKRSIAKFIQKINQQLDITIFMIEHDLAVVMDISDHIVVLDYGKKIAEGTPQQIQEHPEVLSAYLGIQALEAH from the coding sequence ATGTCAGTATCATCTGTGGTATTGCTAGAACTTAAGGCAATTGATTTATCTTTTGGCTCTTCACAAGTGCTCAAGCAGCTTAGCTTAGAGGTGAGAGAGGGAGAGATTTATTCTTTAATTGGTCCCAATGGGGCCGGCAAAAGTTCGGTAATTAATATTATTAATGGCATTTATCAGCCGCAATCTGGTCAGATCATTTTTGCTGGTCAGGTTTTGCATAATTATAAGGCAAAGCATGCACCCTATTTAGGAATTGCGCGCACCTTTCAAAATTTAGCACTCTTCAAGCAAATGTCGGTATTGGACAATGTCTTAACTGGACGGGTATTAAAAAGTCGTCACTCATTACTAGGTGCATTATTGTCTTTACCAAGCACTCAAAAAAATGATGATTTACAGCGTTTTAAAGCTGAAGAAATTTTAAAACTGTTGAATCTACAAGAATACCGAGACCAATTGGTTAGCTCATTGTCTTATGGTTTGCAAAAACGTGTTGAGTTAGCAAGAGCATTGGCAGCAGAACCTCAGTTTCTGCTTTTAGACGAGCCAATGGCTGGAATGAACCATGCTGAAAAACGAAGTATTGCCAAGTTTATTCAAAAGATAAATCAACAGTTGGATATAACCATTTTCATGATTGAGCATGATTTGGCTGTCGTGATGGATATTTCTGACCATATTGTGGTGCTGGACTATGGCAAAAAGATTGCAGAAGGCACGCCACAACAAATTCAAGAACATCCTGAAGTGCTGAGCGCATATCTAGGGATTCAAGCGCTTGAAGCGCATTGA
- a CDS encoding branched-chain amino acid ABC transporter permease codes for MSFFLEVLLGGTLAGVMYSLVAIGFVLIYRASGVFNFAQGSLVLFSALTFVNLTERGIPFVVAFIVTLFVIFVLVLLIDALILKHLINRSVITLFMATLGLSYVIEGLAQTVWGTQVHGLDLGISDSPINFFGIMLSKFDLFATGIAGTLVIILSLLFSKTRFGISLRAVADDPLAAQSVGIRLNHIWILVWTVAGFVALVAGLLWGARLGVQFSLSLVVLKALPVLIIGGFTSIAGAILAGLIVGATEKLAEIYLGGIIGSGIENWFPYVLAILFLLVYPTGLFGQKQVTRV; via the coding sequence ATGTCATTTTTTCTAGAAGTCTTGCTAGGGGGTACGTTGGCAGGTGTCATGTATTCCTTGGTTGCCATTGGGTTTGTTTTAATTTATCGGGCATCGGGTGTTTTTAATTTTGCACAAGGTTCTTTGGTTTTATTTTCAGCTTTAACTTTTGTCAATTTAACTGAACGTGGCATTCCATTTGTGGTGGCTTTTATTGTCACGCTATTTGTCATTTTTGTGCTGGTACTACTGATCGATGCATTAATTTTAAAACATTTAATTAATCGCTCTGTCATTACATTGTTTATGGCAACTTTGGGTTTGAGTTATGTCATTGAGGGATTAGCTCAAACTGTATGGGGAACACAGGTTCATGGATTAGATCTGGGAATTTCTGATTCACCCATTAATTTCTTTGGCATCATGCTGAGCAAGTTTGATCTGTTCGCAACAGGTATTGCTGGAACATTGGTCATTATTTTATCTCTTTTATTTAGTAAAACCCGCTTTGGTATTTCACTACGTGCAGTTGCTGATGATCCTTTAGCCGCGCAATCTGTGGGAATCCGTTTAAATCATATCTGGATATTGGTTTGGACAGTAGCAGGGTTTGTTGCATTAGTCGCTGGTTTGTTGTGGGGCGCACGTTTAGGTGTTCAATTCTCGCTTTCATTGGTTGTACTAAAGGCATTACCTGTACTGATTATTGGTGGTTTTACTTCGATTGCAGGTGCGATTTTAGCGGGCTTGATTGTGGGAGCAACCGAGAAACTAGCGGAGATTTATTTAGGCGGCATTATTGGCTCCGGAATTGAAAACTGGTTTCCCTATGTGCTGGCGATTCTCTTTTTATTGGTATACCCAACCGGTCTGTTTGGTCAGAAACAAGTGACGAGGGTATAA
- a CDS encoding branched-chain amino acid ABC transporter permease: MFLFSQARQYVQQYQDEKRIFRLKEHRILFIFALLIAFLFVPFLGPDYLFNAILVPFLVLALAGLGLNILTGYTGQLSLGAAAFMAVGAFATYNLELRIPQLPLLVSIFLGGVIAALTGVVVGLPSLRIKGFYLIVSTLAAQFFIPWLFTQYGWFTNNNASGVITAPRMEILGYSINSPVGHYLLTLSIVVVLTALARNLINSQYGRNFRAVRDMETAAITIGIPVSQTKLLAFAISSFYLGIAGALWAFAYLGTIEADGLDLNRSFQILFIIIIGGLGSLTGSFLGAAFIVLLPILLSVLGQAVFGQAIDQALLQNLQKIIFGALIIYFLIKEPEGLSRLLRNLYHRLRKWPLRY, translated from the coding sequence ATGTTTTTATTTAGCCAAGCAAGACAGTACGTACAGCAATATCAAGATGAGAAACGCATTTTCCGCCTTAAAGAGCATCGTATTTTATTTATTTTTGCACTATTGATTGCCTTTCTTTTCGTTCCATTTTTGGGGCCAGATTACTTATTTAATGCCATTTTAGTCCCTTTTCTAGTTTTGGCACTTGCCGGATTGGGACTTAATATTCTGACAGGCTATACCGGACAACTTTCATTAGGTGCCGCAGCTTTTATGGCAGTGGGCGCATTTGCAACTTATAACTTAGAGCTGCGAATTCCTCAGTTGCCATTACTGGTCAGCATTTTTTTGGGCGGTGTAATTGCTGCTTTAACTGGGGTTGTGGTTGGTCTGCCAAGTCTTCGAATTAAAGGCTTTTATTTAATTGTTTCCACCTTAGCTGCACAGTTTTTTATACCGTGGTTATTCACACAGTATGGCTGGTTTACTAACAATAATGCTTCGGGGGTGATTACTGCTCCTCGTATGGAAATATTGGGTTATTCCATAAATAGCCCAGTCGGGCACTATTTATTAACCTTAAGTATTGTTGTGGTTCTCACTGCTTTGGCTCGCAACCTGATCAATAGTCAATATGGTCGTAATTTTCGTGCTGTACGAGATATGGAAACTGCGGCAATCACCATCGGCATTCCGGTGAGTCAGACTAAATTACTGGCGTTTGCGATCAGTTCATTTTATCTCGGTATTGCGGGGGCACTTTGGGCTTTTGCTTATCTTGGAACCATTGAAGCAGATGGGCTAGATCTTAATCGATCATTTCAAATTCTATTCATCATCATTATTGGTGGTTTAGGCAGCCTAACCGGCAGCTTTTTGGGCGCCGCATTTATTGTGCTGTTGCCTATTTTATTGAGTGTTTTGGGGCAAGCTGTTTTCGGACAGGCTATCGATCAAGCACTACTACAGAATCTACAAAAAATTATTTTCGGGGCTTTGATCATTTACTTCTTGATCAAGGAACCAGAAGGATTAAGCCGTTTACTACGTAATTTGTATCACAGATTAAGAAAATGGCCATTACGTTACTAA
- a CDS encoding ABC transporter substrate-binding protein, with product MKLFKSLWFWLVVIAIALVAIVFVTKKDKQNPPEQKQQAATEQQTQLSDKNAQYFPLQSYRVGPYAAGGTGFFGGFIDYMKAVNAKGGVNGVKLVWSECETEYVVEKGVECYERLKNGLNGAPAAATNPLSVGIAYATLERSTKDKLPLITINHGRTDSTDGRVFPYVFPLQLNPYSEVSAIINYLGQQSGGVEKLKGKKIVVLYHGSPYGKETIPVIEILSKKYGFEVTNIEVPHPGNEQQSQWLNIRRIQPDWVILRGWGVMNPVALKTAQKVGYPTNKIIGNIWSNSEEDAAPAGAAANGFISITTHPSGTNFPVLQEIKQLVVDKGQSDLADKNRFGTVYYNLGVVNGILNVEAVRVAQNKFGKRPLTGEEVRWGFEHINLTEARLKELGAYGLVQPLKLSCQDHEGGGAVRFQQWDGKEWKVISDWVQADRSLLRPIIEQSSEKYAKEQGIKVRDCATEE from the coding sequence ATGAAGTTATTTAAATCTTTGTGGTTTTGGCTGGTGGTTATTGCCATCGCTTTAGTCGCTATTGTGTTTGTCACGAAAAAAGACAAACAAAATCCACCTGAGCAAAAACAACAAGCCGCAACTGAGCAGCAAACACAATTGTCGGATAAAAATGCCCAGTATTTCCCGTTACAGAGTTATCGGGTTGGCCCTTATGCTGCTGGGGGAACGGGCTTTTTCGGGGGCTTTATTGACTACATGAAAGCCGTCAATGCCAAAGGCGGTGTGAATGGCGTGAAGCTGGTGTGGTCTGAGTGTGAAACCGAGTATGTAGTAGAAAAGGGGGTAGAATGCTATGAGCGTTTGAAGAATGGTTTAAATGGAGCGCCTGCTGCAGCAACCAACCCTTTATCTGTCGGTATCGCTTATGCAACTTTGGAGCGTTCAACGAAAGATAAATTACCGTTGATTACTATTAATCATGGGCGTACAGATTCTACGGATGGCCGTGTTTTCCCATACGTATTTCCATTGCAGCTCAATCCGTATAGTGAAGTATCTGCAATTATTAATTATTTAGGTCAGCAAAGCGGTGGCGTGGAAAAGCTAAAAGGTAAAAAAATCGTGGTTCTATATCACGGTTCTCCTTACGGGAAAGAAACGATTCCAGTTATTGAGATTTTATCGAAAAAGTATGGCTTTGAAGTAACCAACATTGAAGTACCACATCCCGGTAATGAACAACAATCTCAATGGTTGAATATTAGACGGATTCAACCGGATTGGGTCATTCTTCGTGGTTGGGGTGTGATGAATCCTGTTGCATTAAAAACTGCACAGAAAGTAGGTTACCCAACCAATAAAATTATTGGAAATATCTGGTCAAACTCAGAAGAAGATGCTGCACCAGCAGGTGCTGCGGCAAATGGTTTCATTTCAATTACGACTCATCCATCAGGAACGAACTTCCCTGTATTACAAGAAATTAAACAACTTGTTGTTGATAAAGGCCAGTCAGATCTTGCTGACAAAAATCGTTTCGGTACGGTTTACTATAACCTAGGTGTGGTAAACGGTATTTTGAATGTAGAAGCAGTACGTGTGGCACAAAATAAATTTGGTAAACGTCCGCTTACTGGTGAAGAGGTCCGTTGGGGCTTTGAACATATCAACTTAACTGAAGCACGTCTAAAAGAACTTGGTGCATATGGTTTGGTACAGCCTTTAAAATTATCGTGCCAAGATCATGAAGGCGGTGGTGCGGTACGTTTCCAACAATGGGACGGTAAAGAGTGGAAAGTAATTAGTGATTGGGTACAAGCAGATCGCAGCTTATTACGTCCGATTATTGAACAATCTTCAGAAAAATATGCTAAAGAGCAAGGCATAAAAGTTCGAGATTGCGCAACTGAAGAATAA
- a CDS encoding ABC transporter ATP-binding protein, with amino-acid sequence MSKSLNSIKPESSEPLLNVDDIEVVYDQSILAVKRVSLTVPSGSIVALLGANGAGKSTTLKAISQLIFAENGQIHRGKIEYQGESILGKNPSDIVKKGLVQVLEGRHCFTHLTVDENLRTGGFISHHSGAKLSTALEKVYQYFPRLAEKKQTLAGYLSGGEQQMLAIGRALMTEPKLVLLDEPSMGLAPKISYEIFELIKSLSEEQGVSFLVAEQNIRLALGYTNYAYVIESGEVKVSGQTQVLYETGQIQKAYLGEIA; translated from the coding sequence ATGTCTAAATCATTAAACAGTATCAAACCTGAAAGCAGTGAACCATTGTTAAATGTCGATGATATTGAAGTCGTATATGACCAGAGTATTTTGGCAGTTAAACGGGTGAGTTTAACTGTTCCTTCTGGTTCTATTGTTGCATTGCTTGGCGCCAACGGAGCTGGTAAGAGTACAACTCTGAAAGCAATATCACAGTTGATTTTTGCTGAAAATGGGCAAATTCACCGTGGCAAAATTGAATATCAGGGTGAATCCATACTTGGGAAAAATCCAAGTGATATTGTCAAAAAAGGTTTGGTGCAAGTCCTTGAAGGACGTCATTGTTTTACACATTTGACTGTTGATGAAAATTTAAGGACAGGTGGTTTTATTTCGCATCATTCGGGTGCCAAACTTTCGACTGCATTAGAGAAAGTTTATCAATATTTTCCAAGGCTTGCTGAAAAGAAGCAAACATTGGCTGGTTATCTTTCTGGTGGTGAGCAGCAAATGCTTGCCATTGGCCGGGCATTGATGACAGAGCCAAAGTTAGTTTTATTAGATGAACCTTCAATGGGGTTAGCTCCTAAGATTAGTTATGAAATTTTTGAATTAATTAAGTCGCTTTCTGAAGAGCAAGGTGTGAGTTTTTTGGTTGCTGAACAAAATATTCGTTTGGCACTTGGCTACACCAATTATGCGTATGTCATCGAAAGTGGAGAGGTCAAAGTTTCTGGACAGACTCAAGTTCTTTATGAAACCGGACAAATTCAAAAAGCATATTTAGGAGAGATTGCTTAG
- a CDS encoding sigma-54 interaction domain-containing protein, giving the protein MRHNIVTLPEITQRSDSHKATAQVFNDPESKKLLEYIKQIAPSEASVLIHGETGTGKELIARQIHNHSKRRNKPFIAVNCGAFSETLVESELFGHEKGAFTGALSSNAGWFEAANGGTLLLDEIGDLSKRIQVKLLRLLQEREVVRLGSRKSIPVNVRVLAATNVNLEQAILSDQFREDLYYRLNVVTLNIKPLRERKGDILPLAYHFIDKYHAQLGYDKADFSNAAKEKISNYWWPGNIRELENMIHHALLICQNGIIESHDLTLIQPPTQLNQNKLQEKKASEPVINPKLKEVFHQLFQQNDGQVYAQFEEQLLRIAYHYCHQNQVKTAQMLGLSRNVIRSRLIDLGELVVNKRGE; this is encoded by the coding sequence ATGCGGCATAATATTGTTACCCTACCTGAAATTACCCAGCGCAGTGACTCTCATAAAGCCACGGCACAGGTATTTAACGACCCAGAATCCAAAAAATTGCTTGAATATATCAAGCAGATTGCACCCAGCGAAGCGAGTGTATTAATTCATGGTGAAACAGGTACAGGTAAAGAGCTCATTGCCAGACAAATTCATAACCACAGTAAACGGCGTAATAAACCGTTTATTGCGGTAAACTGTGGGGCTTTTTCGGAGACCCTTGTTGAAAGCGAACTCTTCGGTCATGAAAAAGGTGCCTTTACAGGGGCATTATCGAGCAATGCTGGGTGGTTCGAGGCTGCAAACGGTGGGACATTATTACTTGATGAAATTGGGGATTTATCTAAACGGATTCAGGTTAAACTTTTAAGGCTATTACAAGAACGTGAAGTAGTCCGTTTGGGCTCTCGTAAAAGTATTCCTGTAAATGTACGAGTACTCGCAGCAACAAATGTAAACTTAGAACAAGCCATTCTTAGCGATCAGTTTCGCGAAGATTTATATTACCGTCTTAATGTGGTTACCTTAAACATTAAACCTTTACGTGAGCGAAAAGGAGATATTCTACCTCTCGCCTATCACTTTATTGATAAATATCATGCTCAACTTGGTTATGACAAAGCCGATTTTTCCAATGCTGCAAAAGAAAAAATCAGCAATTACTGGTGGCCTGGTAATATTCGTGAATTAGAAAACATGATCCATCATGCGCTATTAATTTGCCAAAATGGCATTATTGAAAGTCATGATCTCACATTAATTCAACCACCCACTCAACTGAACCAAAATAAGCTTCAAGAAAAAAAAGCTAGTGAACCCGTCATAAACCCTAAATTAAAAGAAGTTTTTCATCAGCTATTTCAGCAAAATGATGGACAAGTTTACGCACAATTTGAAGAGCAATTATTACGAATCGCCTATCATTATTGCCATCAAAATCAAGTTAAAACTGCACAAATGCTAGGTTTAAGTCGTAATGTCATTCGTTCTAGACTGATTGATTTAGGTGAGCTGGTTGTAAATAAACGCGGCGAATAA
- a CDS encoding acyl-CoA dehydrogenase family protein, which yields MNVSNQNHSIRSLSDVIPVAQSLAQQFAQTAIERDKVGGTPKYERDLIRQSGLLSLSIPEQFGGLSGQWQDIFNVVKIFAQADSSLAHVFGFHHLLLATVRLFGNSQQWQRWYQLTAEKSWFWGNALNPLDKRTVVKKQDDWYEFSGKKSFCSGALDSEMLIASGVDEATGNLLIAAVPTSRSGITLYHDWDNIGQRQTDSGSSIFERVRVEIKDMLLDPGPLSTPFSTLRPLIAQLVFVNMFLGVSEGAMLEAKRYTKTESRAWFLSGVEHADQDPYILRHYGEFWLELEALRLLNKNAITKLQKAWDIAENLTEQQRGEVAIAVATAKVAATRTSLDITNRIFEVTGARATQASLRFDRFWRNVRTQTLHDPVEYKLQDLGIWALNDLYPQASFYS from the coding sequence ATGAACGTTTCTAATCAGAACCACAGTATTCGTAGTCTTTCTGATGTCATTCCTGTTGCACAGTCTCTGGCTCAACAGTTTGCACAAACTGCTATAGAAAGAGATAAAGTTGGCGGTACGCCTAAATATGAACGTGATTTAATTCGTCAAAGTGGTCTTCTTTCTTTATCCATTCCAGAGCAATTTGGTGGCTTGTCCGGTCAGTGGCAAGATATCTTTAATGTTGTCAAAATCTTTGCTCAGGCTGATAGCTCACTCGCCCATGTTTTTGGTTTTCATCATTTGCTTTTAGCAACGGTTCGCTTATTTGGCAATTCACAGCAATGGCAGCGTTGGTACCAACTCACTGCTGAAAAATCGTGGTTTTGGGGAAATGCATTAAACCCACTCGACAAACGTACCGTCGTAAAAAAACAAGATGACTGGTACGAATTTTCTGGAAAAAAAAGTTTTTGCTCGGGTGCGCTTGACTCAGAAATGCTTATTGCATCAGGAGTAGATGAAGCAACTGGAAATCTTTTAATTGCAGCGGTACCAACCTCACGCTCAGGAATTACGTTGTACCATGACTGGGATAATATTGGACAACGTCAAACAGACAGTGGTAGTTCCATTTTCGAACGGGTTCGTGTTGAAATTAAAGATATGTTGCTTGACCCAGGGCCACTAAGTACACCATTTTCAACATTAAGACCTTTAATTGCACAATTGGTTTTTGTGAATATGTTCTTGGGCGTTTCCGAAGGTGCAATGCTTGAAGCCAAACGTTATACAAAAACTGAATCACGTGCATGGTTTTTATCTGGTGTGGAACATGCAGACCAAGACCCTTACATTTTGCGACACTATGGTGAGTTCTGGTTAGAACTAGAAGCCTTACGCCTGTTAAACAAAAATGCGATTACCAAATTACAAAAAGCATGGGACATTGCCGAAAACCTGACAGAACAACAACGTGGTGAGGTTGCTATTGCCGTAGCAACAGCAAAAGTAGCAGCAACACGAACAAGTCTAGATATTACCAATCGTATTTTTGAGGTGACAGGAGCCAGAGCAACTCAGGCATCATTACGATTTGACCGATTCTGGCGCAATGTACGAACACAAACCTTACATGACCCAGTGGAATATAAGCTGCAAGATTTAGGAATTTGGGCTCTAAATGATCTTTATCCCCAAGCGTCATTCTATTCATAA
- a CDS encoding sigma-54 interaction domain-containing protein: MDIVKHPESRQLVRTVKASAYVFEDQNSKCLMSYVEQIAPSEASVLIVGETGTGKELVARKIHALSNRKNKPFVAVNCGALSDTLAETELFGHEKGAFTGAISLQIGWFEAAHGGTIFLDEIGDLSPSIQVKLLRILQENEVVRVGSRQTKKIDVRVIAATNIRLEEAVYAGNFREDLYFRLKVASLHVLPLRLRTGDILPLAQHFIYDYSQSLNKKPPMLSEEAQQLLVDYHWPGNIRELENAIHHALLICKNGVIQSYDFQLSGFKHKLLTSEYDFSIYRNSNQTLKQLLFSWFEQGIEDLNEQLEAEITGAAYEYCHHNQLHTAKLLGISRNIIRARLIKHGLLSPNIRI, encoded by the coding sequence ATGGATATCGTCAAACATCCCGAATCTCGCCAACTCGTACGTACGGTTAAAGCTAGTGCATATGTATTTGAAGATCAAAATTCAAAGTGTTTAATGTCTTATGTTGAACAAATCGCACCAAGCGAAGCGTCCGTTTTAATTGTTGGTGAAACAGGAACAGGTAAAGAACTGGTTGCTCGAAAGATTCATGCTTTATCTAATCGGAAAAATAAACCCTTTGTTGCTGTAAACTGTGGTGCTTTATCTGATACGTTAGCTGAAACAGAGTTGTTCGGTCATGAAAAAGGAGCTTTTACAGGAGCCATAAGCCTTCAGATCGGGTGGTTTGAAGCAGCGCATGGCGGAACTATTTTTTTAGATGAAATTGGTGATTTGTCACCAAGCATTCAAGTGAAGCTGCTAAGAATTTTACAAGAAAATGAAGTGGTTCGGGTTGGTTCTCGACAGACCAAAAAAATTGATGTCAGAGTAATTGCTGCAACGAATATTCGATTAGAAGAAGCCGTATATGCAGGTAATTTCAGAGAAGATTTATATTTTCGATTAAAAGTTGCATCGCTCCATGTTTTACCGCTTCGCCTACGAACTGGTGATATTTTACCTCTAGCACAGCACTTCATTTATGACTATTCGCAGAGTCTGAATAAGAAACCGCCTATGTTAAGTGAAGAAGCTCAACAATTGCTCGTTGATTATCATTGGCCGGGAAATATTCGTGAATTAGAAAATGCAATTCATCACGCATTGCTCATTTGTAAAAATGGGGTGATTCAAAGTTATGATTTCCAACTTTCCGGTTTCAAGCATAAATTACTCACTTCTGAATATGATTTTTCGATTTATCGCAACTCAAATCAAACTTTAAAACAATTGCTGTTTAGTTGGTTTGAACAAGGAATAGAAGATTTAAATGAGCAATTAGAGGCAGAAATTACAGGAGCTGCCTATGAATATTGTCATCACAATCAATTGCATACTGCAAAATTACTAGGAATAAGCCGAAATATTATTCGTGCAAGATTGATTAAACATGGTTTATTGTCTCCAAATATTCGCATATAG